In the genome of Palaemon carinicauda isolate YSFRI2023 chromosome 20, ASM3689809v2, whole genome shotgun sequence, one region contains:
- the LOC137659906 gene encoding uncharacterized protein gives MPTAADEQILPSGAPIPIEDDHVLTEDEHPANLIASRIDIIRTERSASRSAQLQQAERMVKRSCLELAARMPGDNVAIPIPLVDRGRGDPHNILGVIVDRDQNVMYKISVKSGMLKARFSRNQFDLCRQKLLKERDVNCTQEVSLRQAVTKESKSGGQGFVHCNCAGNRRCESNRCKCYKSKIKCSSRYHNCFDCKNK, from the coding sequence ATGCCAACAGCAGCTGATGAACAAATACTACCTAGCGGTGCACCAATCCCAATTGAAGATGACCATGTTCTTACTGAAGATGAACATCCTGCAAACCTCATCGCTTCACGCATTGACATAATACGAACTGAAAGATCAGCTTCAAGATCAGCTCAGCTACAACAGGCTGAGCGAATGGTGAAACGAAGTTGTCTCGAACTAGCCGCCAGAATGCCAGGAGATAATGTCGCCATTCCAATACCTCTTGTTGATCGAGGGCGTGGGGATCCTCATAATATTCTAGGTGTTATTGTAGATAGAGATCAAAATGTCATGTACAAAATTAGTGTAAAATCTGGAATGTTGAAAGCAAGGTTTTCACGCAATCAGTTTGATCTCTGTCGTCAAAAGCTGTTAAAAGAAAGGGATGTAAATTGTACACAGGAAGTATCTTTACGCCAAGCTGTAACAAAAGAATCGAAATCTGGTGGTCAAGGTTTTGTTCATTGCAATTGTGCCGGGAACAGACGTTGTGAAAGTAATCGTTGTAAGTGCTACAAAAGCAAGATAAAATGCTCTAGCCGTTATCATAACTGTTTTGACTGCAAAAACAAGTAA